In Methylocystis echinoides, one genomic interval encodes:
- a CDS encoding M23 family metallopeptidase encodes MALQMNSRLATSASVGSDWLDLGEDPAIEVDGRRHTADDRRRVSARWLSGTVLTGFSGALLISAAAYTALDQQTRFAEAPTRAQPARQAEPDGNIVNPKKGDRIMRAVDVVAAKQTFRAATTSKSGDKEVVRTRAFTHVAATLTLSPTSFAGEVPPYNPLKLVSDARAPDNSGDADVALDEAEVSFVTKDLGVLEIEAQSAKLSFDEAQAQVLEQVKSSLAAGPKALPLPGQMLLSRTSRAAGIDPQALAYATPGTSLTAPFSAIEVRMVPENVTIAPRDTPQPTQMEEKLAVVRHGEDLAAILAANGVPKARIAAVVAAYRGKRDPVREGQRVKLLFADFDGSGKNMQLARLSVYNDEEIESIVAATDKGTFVQTPTAPTAVAKRGGSKRNSPALDEFGDIEEDPGAMRLYDSLYETALKQQIPKPIINELVRVFANDVDLQRAVAGGDSLDIFYDEPEDGSGPTRDSLLYASLSTRDETYRYYRFQTLDDGLVDYYDENGRSSRKFLVRKPISIGETRSGFGMRRHPILGYYKMHTGVDWAAPIGTPILAAGNGTVIKAQWDSGYGRRVEIQHANGYITTYNHMSGFARGITEGVRVKQGQVVGFLGSTGLSTGPHLHYEVMVNGHFVDPMRVKLARTREIEGRMLAEFKKERDRIDSLMAKAPNSSKVATRSGAAPTASR; translated from the coding sequence ATGGCATTGCAGATGAATAGCCGCCTGGCGACATCCGCTTCGGTCGGGTCCGACTGGCTTGATCTCGGGGAAGACCCCGCCATCGAAGTAGACGGCCGCCGCCATACGGCAGACGATCGACGACGCGTCTCCGCGCGCTGGCTCTCCGGCACCGTTCTGACGGGCTTCTCCGGCGCGCTGCTCATCAGCGCCGCCGCTTATACGGCGCTCGATCAGCAGACGCGTTTCGCCGAAGCGCCGACGCGCGCGCAGCCGGCCCGCCAGGCGGAACCCGACGGCAACATCGTCAATCCAAAAAAGGGCGACCGCATTATGCGCGCGGTCGACGTCGTCGCCGCCAAGCAGACGTTTCGCGCTGCGACGACCTCCAAGTCAGGCGACAAGGAAGTGGTGCGCACGCGGGCCTTCACCCATGTGGCTGCGACGCTTACGCTCTCGCCGACGAGCTTCGCGGGCGAAGTGCCGCCTTATAATCCGCTCAAGCTCGTGAGCGACGCGCGCGCGCCGGATAACAGCGGCGACGCGGACGTAGCGCTGGACGAGGCGGAAGTGTCCTTCGTCACCAAGGATCTCGGCGTGCTCGAGATCGAAGCCCAAAGCGCAAAACTTTCATTCGACGAGGCTCAGGCGCAGGTTCTCGAGCAGGTGAAGAGCAGCCTTGCAGCCGGCCCCAAGGCCCTGCCGCTTCCCGGCCAGATGCTGCTCTCGCGCACGAGCCGCGCAGCCGGCATCGACCCGCAGGCGCTCGCCTATGCGACTCCCGGAACCTCGCTGACCGCGCCTTTTTCCGCAATCGAAGTCCGCATGGTGCCGGAGAACGTCACGATCGCGCCGCGCGACACGCCACAGCCCACGCAGATGGAGGAAAAGCTCGCGGTCGTGCGCCACGGCGAGGATCTCGCGGCCATTCTTGCCGCCAATGGCGTGCCGAAGGCGCGGATCGCCGCGGTCGTGGCCGCCTACAGGGGCAAGCGCGATCCGGTTCGCGAGGGTCAGCGCGTCAAGCTGCTGTTCGCGGATTTCGACGGTTCGGGCAAGAACATGCAGCTGGCGCGCCTCTCCGTTTACAACGACGAGGAAATTGAATCGATCGTCGCCGCGACCGACAAAGGCACATTCGTGCAGACGCCCACGGCGCCGACCGCTGTCGCCAAGCGCGGAGGGTCCAAGCGCAATTCCCCGGCGCTCGACGAATTCGGCGACATCGAGGAAGATCCCGGCGCGATGCGCCTTTATGATTCACTCTACGAGACGGCGCTGAAACAACAGATCCCCAAGCCCATCATCAACGAGCTTGTGCGCGTCTTCGCCAATGACGTCGATCTGCAGCGCGCCGTCGCCGGCGGCGACTCGCTCGACATCTTCTACGACGAGCCGGAAGACGGCTCGGGACCGACCCGCGACTCGCTCCTTTACGCGTCGCTCAGCACGCGCGACGAGACCTATCGCTACTATCGCTTCCAAACCTTGGACGACGGGCTCGTCGACTATTACGACGAGAATGGCCGGTCGAGCCGCAAATTCCTGGTGCGCAAACCCATCTCCATCGGCGAGACGCGCTCGGGCTTCGGCATGCGCCGGCACCCGATCCTCGGCTATTACAAGATGCACACGGGCGTCGACTGGGCGGCGCCCATCGGCACGCCGATTCTCGCGGCCGGCAATGGCACGGTCATCAAGGCCCAGTGGGACTCAGGCTATGGCCGCCGCGTCGAGATCCAGCACGCCAACGGCTATATCACTACCTATAACCACATGTCGGGCTTCGCCCGCGGCATTACCGAGGGCGTCCGCGTCAAGCAGGGGCAGGTTGTCGGCTTCCTTGGTTCGACGGGCCTCTCGACAGGCCCGCATCTCCACTACGAAGTCATGGTCAACGGCCATTTCGTCGATCCGATGCGCGTGAAGCTTGCGCGCACGCGCGAAATCGAGGGGCGCATGCTGGCCGAGTTCAAAAAGGAGCGCGACCGCATCGATTCGTTGATGGCCAAGGCGCCCAACAGCAGCAAGGTCGCCACGCGCAGCGGAGCTGCTCCGACGGCAAGCCGATAA
- a CDS encoding phosphopantetheine-binding protein, translating to MIAAIQRLIQQEAKLVLPAAQLTPRANLYALGLSSFDAIRLLVALERTFKVELPRETLKRETMATIDAIATAIRAARPTPAALRRAA from the coding sequence ATGATCGCGGCCATCCAACGCCTCATCCAGCAGGAAGCGAAGCTCGTCCTTCCGGCGGCGCAGTTGACGCCGCGCGCCAACCTTTACGCGCTGGGTCTGAGCTCCTTCGACGCGATCCGCCTGCTTGTCGCTCTGGAGCGGACCTTCAAAGTGGAGTTGCCGCGCGAGACGCTCAAGCGCGAGACCATGGCCACGATCGACGCCATTGCGACGGCTATCCGTGCGGCCCGCCCGACGCCGGCCGCCCTGCGCCGCGCGGCTTGA
- the gluQRS gene encoding tRNA glutamyl-Q(34) synthetase GluQRS, translating to MTSRVFRFAPSPNGFLHLGHAYSALLNFTLSRASGGRFLLRIEDIDRGRARAEFETAIYEDLAWLGLAWETPVRRQSEHFEDYARALEGLDAMGLLYACDCKRSDIARVAAAHPDWPRDPDGAPLYPGTCREKPRRSARDILARGGVALRLDMQRAAALAGEGLSWREWREGDDFAITACDPAQWGDVVLARKDTPASYHVAVVVDDALQGVTDVVRGHDLFFATSLHRLLQRLLDLPEPRYRHHDLVLDDTGEKLAKSRGSETLRALRAAGARAEGVRRRLGF from the coding sequence ATGACGTCCCGCGTCTTCCGCTTCGCGCCCTCGCCGAATGGCTTTTTGCATCTCGGCCACGCCTATTCGGCGCTGCTCAATTTCACCCTCTCGCGCGCAAGCGGCGGCCGCTTTTTGCTCCGCATCGAAGATATCGACCGGGGCCGCGCCCGCGCCGAATTCGAGACGGCGATTTATGAGGACCTCGCTTGGCTCGGCCTCGCTTGGGAAACGCCCGTGCGGCGCCAGTCGGAACATTTCGAGGATTACGCGCGCGCGCTCGAAGGGCTCGACGCCATGGGGCTGCTCTACGCCTGCGACTGCAAGCGCTCGGACATCGCGCGCGTTGCGGCGGCGCATCCCGATTGGCCCAGGGACCCGGACGGCGCGCCGCTCTATCCGGGAACCTGCCGCGAGAAGCCGCGCCGGTCTGCGCGCGACATTCTGGCCCGAGGCGGCGTCGCGCTGCGGCTCGACATGCAGAGGGCTGCGGCTCTGGCCGGGGAGGGGCTAAGCTGGCGGGAATGGCGGGAGGGCGACGACTTTGCAATTACTGCCTGTGATCCTGCGCAATGGGGCGACGTCGTGCTCGCCCGCAAGGATACGCCCGCAAGCTACCATGTCGCCGTCGTCGTGGATGACGCTTTGCAGGGCGTGACCGATGTCGTGCGCGGCCATGATCTCTTCTTCGCCACGAGCCTGCACCGCCTGCTGCAACGCCTTCTCGACCTGCCTGAGCCGCGCTATCGGCATCACGACCTCGTTCTTGATGATACGGGCGAGAAGCTCGCCAAAAGCCGGGGATCAGAGACTCTGCGCGCCTTGCGGGCGGCTGGCGCGCGCGCCGAGGGCGTCAGGCGACGGCTTGGGTTCTAA
- the cmk gene encoding (d)CMP kinase, with protein MSFVIAIDGPAASGKGTLARRLAAHYGLPHLDTGLLYRATACALMDEGLPLDDVEAAVEAARGLSLIDFDEARLRGREMGEAASLMGAMPAVRAALIDLQRNFASRPEGAVLDGRDIGTVICPNATVKVFVTASPETRAQRRALELASRGEEVDYAAILEDVKRRDARDSERSAAPLKPAADAVLLDTSELDREQAFAAALAIAEGGRMKARA; from the coding sequence GTGAGCTTCGTGATCGCAATCGATGGGCCTGCGGCCTCCGGCAAGGGCACGCTCGCCCGCCGGCTTGCGGCGCATTACGGCCTGCCGCATCTCGACACCGGCCTGCTCTATCGCGCGACCGCCTGCGCGCTCATGGACGAGGGTCTGCCGCTCGACGACGTGGAGGCGGCGGTGGAGGCGGCGCGCGGCCTGTCGCTCATCGACTTCGACGAGGCGCGGCTGCGCGGTCGCGAGATGGGCGAGGCGGCCTCGCTGATGGGCGCGATGCCGGCGGTGCGTGCCGCGCTGATCGACCTGCAGCGCAATTTCGCCTCACGGCCCGAGGGGGCGGTGCTCGACGGCCGCGACATCGGCACGGTCATCTGCCCGAACGCCACGGTGAAGGTTTTCGTCACCGCCTCGCCCGAAACCCGCGCCCAACGCCGCGCGCTGGAGCTGGCTTCGCGCGGCGAGGAGGTGGATTACGCCGCCATCCTCGAGGATGTGAAAAGGCGAGACGCCCGCGACAGCGAACGCAGCGCCGCGCCCTTGAAGCCGGCCGCCGACGCCGTGCTGCTCGATACGAGCGAGCTCGACAGGGAACAAGCTTTCGCCGCCGCTCTGGCGATCGCGGAGGGCGGGCGGATGAAGGCCCGCGCCTGA
- the aroA gene encoding 3-phosphoshikimate 1-carboxyvinyltransferase, which yields MDASHAPAAPLSAAASGPLTGRVRPPGDKSVSHRSMIFGLLAVGETKIEGLLEGEDVLRTAQAARQLGAKVTRHGPGSWSVWGAGLGSLLQPVETLDFGNAGTGSRLMMGVVAGHPIVARFDGDASLRKRPMKRILDPLTLQGAQVLEQAEGGRLPLVLQGSAEPLPVEYKTPVASAQIKSAVLLCGLNSPGRTVVIEAEASRDHTEKMLAHFGAKVTSAPHGAHGRKITLEGRPELVARPVRVPADPSSAAFPLVAALITLGSDIVVEGVMTNPLRSGLLTTLGEMGADITLDNKREEGGEEVADVRARFSALKGVDVPAERAPSMIDEYPILAVAAAFAKGETRMRGLSELRVKESDRLAAIAAGLVANGVDCEIVGDDLIVRGGPVAGGGIVETHLDHRIAMSFLVMGLAAQQGVMVDDQTMIATSFPSFRPLMEGLGARFS from the coding sequence TTGGACGCCTCCCACGCTCCCGCCGCGCCGCTGAGCGCCGCCGCCTCCGGCCCGCTGACCGGCCGCGTCCGTCCGCCGGGCGATAAATCCGTTTCTCACCGCTCCATGATCTTCGGCCTGCTCGCCGTCGGCGAGACCAAGATCGAGGGGCTGCTCGAAGGGGAGGACGTGCTGCGCACGGCGCAGGCGGCGCGCCAGCTCGGCGCCAAGGTCACGCGCCATGGTCCCGGCAGCTGGAGCGTCTGGGGGGCGGGGCTCGGCTCGCTGCTGCAACCCGTGGAGACGCTCGACTTCGGCAACGCCGGCACCGGGTCGCGGCTGATGATGGGCGTCGTCGCCGGCCACCCCATCGTCGCGCGTTTCGACGGCGACGCGTCGCTGCGCAAGCGCCCGATGAAGCGCATTCTCGACCCGCTGACGCTGCAGGGCGCACAGGTGCTCGAACAGGCGGAGGGCGGGCGGCTGCCGCTCGTCCTGCAGGGCTCGGCGGAGCCGCTGCCAGTCGAATACAAGACGCCCGTCGCCTCGGCGCAGATCAAATCGGCGGTGCTGCTCTGCGGCCTCAATTCTCCCGGCCGCACGGTCGTTATCGAGGCCGAGGCGTCGCGCGACCATACCGAGAAGATGCTGGCGCATTTTGGCGCCAAGGTCACGAGCGCGCCCCATGGCGCGCATGGCCGCAAGATCACGCTGGAGGGGCGGCCCGAACTCGTCGCGCGCCCCGTGCGCGTGCCCGCCGACCCGTCGTCAGCCGCCTTTCCGCTGGTTGCGGCCTTGATCACGCTGGGCTCCGACATTGTCGTCGAAGGGGTCATGACCAATCCGCTGCGCAGCGGACTGTTGACGACGCTCGGCGAAATGGGCGCCGACATTACGCTCGACAACAAGCGCGAGGAGGGCGGCGAAGAGGTCGCCGACGTACGCGCCCGCTTTTCGGCGCTCAAAGGCGTCGACGTTCCGGCCGAGCGCGCGCCCTCCATGATCGACGAATATCCGATCCTCGCCGTCGCCGCCGCCTTCGCCAAGGGCGAGACGCGCATGCGCGGACTTTCAGAATTGCGGGTCAAGGAGTCGGATCGCCTCGCCGCCATCGCGGCAGGGCTCGTCGCCAATGGCGTCGATTGCGAGATTGTGGGCGACGATCTCATCGTGCGCGGCGGCCCGGTCGCGGGCGGCGGAATCGTCGAAACGCATCTCGATCACCGGATCGCCATGAGCTTCCTCGTCATGGGCCTCGCCGCGCAGCAAGGGGTGATGGTCGACGACCAGACCATGATTGCAACGAGCTTCCCTTCCTTTCGCCCGCTGATGGAGGGTCTCGGAGCGCGCTTCTCGTGA
- a CDS encoding HAMP domain-containing sensor histidine kinase, whose product MALSDIIRRLRPDHLLGQISLLILGSILAYQLVIVVMLHVMESEGRRHYVSEADFLTGVLVALDSAPPEERETIIHKIHFAAPYTSIVVSDAKPVPFETTEPVFSAEIRRINAHLTGAAKAFATAPLNAAHDTLALELEKGGYALVSVAQHRKPPRLLWRWLWEPEPSYPFFFTRWARVGFLFFISATAVMLFLSNAIIAPLAELARRAESFPTREGLKAALTDRGPREIRDLSRAIRGMKERILAMMTERTHVLAAVSHDLKTIITRLNLRTEFIADPELRRKMQKDIHLMDLMLRKNLEYLRTENTRADHSLIDLGSVIQTVVDEFNDLGHNVAYASDGEFMMRGSLSEMARVFTNLVENAVNYAANVEIRAAEDSEGRLQIDVCDDGPGVPAEIKSTVFEPFVRGQAGRTMGDKGGFGLGLSIVRSLVESHGGSVALLDRAPKGLIVRVTLPKAEAEAEQDAA is encoded by the coding sequence ATGGCGCTGTCGGACATCATCCGCCGGCTGCGGCCCGATCATCTCCTCGGCCAGATCTCGCTGCTGATTCTCGGCTCCATTCTCGCCTATCAGCTCGTCATCGTCGTGATGCTGCACGTGATGGAGTCCGAGGGGCGGCGGCACTACGTCTCGGAGGCGGACTTCCTGACAGGCGTTCTGGTCGCGCTCGATTCGGCGCCGCCGGAGGAACGCGAGACCATCATCCACAAAATCCATTTCGCGGCGCCTTACACCAGCATCGTCGTCAGCGACGCGAAGCCGGTTCCGTTCGAGACGACGGAACCGGTTTTTTCAGCCGAGATCAGGCGTATCAACGCGCATCTGACAGGCGCCGCCAAAGCATTCGCCACGGCCCCTCTCAACGCCGCGCACGACACGCTGGCGCTCGAGCTGGAGAAGGGCGGTTATGCGCTCGTCTCCGTCGCGCAGCACAGGAAGCCGCCGCGGCTGCTGTGGCGCTGGCTCTGGGAGCCGGAGCCGAGTTATCCCTTTTTCTTCACGCGCTGGGCCCGGGTCGGCTTCCTGTTCTTCATCAGCGCGACGGCCGTGATGCTTTTCCTGTCGAACGCCATCATCGCGCCGCTCGCCGAGCTCGCGCGGCGGGCCGAGTCCTTTCCGACCCGCGAGGGCCTCAAGGCGGCCCTCACCGACCGCGGCCCGCGAGAGATTCGCGATCTCAGCCGCGCCATCCGCGGCATGAAGGAGCGCATTCTGGCGATGATGACCGAGCGCACGCATGTTCTCGCGGCGGTCAGCCATGATCTCAAGACCATCATCACGCGGTTGAACTTGCGGACGGAGTTCATCGCCGACCCGGAATTACGCCGGAAGATGCAGAAAGACATCCATCTCATGGATTTGATGCTGCGAAAGAATCTGGAATATCTGCGAACCGAGAACACGCGCGCGGATCATTCGCTGATCGACCTCGGCAGCGTCATCCAGACGGTCGTCGACGAGTTCAACGATCTGGGCCACAACGTCGCTTATGCGAGCGACGGCGAGTTCATGATGCGCGGCTCGCTCTCCGAGATGGCCCGGGTGTTCACCAATCTGGTCGAGAACGCGGTCAATTACGCGGCGAACGTCGAGATCAGGGCGGCCGAGGATTCCGAGGGCCGTCTTCAGATCGACGTCTGCGACGATGGCCCGGGCGTTCCCGCCGAAATCAAATCGACTGTTTTCGAACCATTCGTGCGCGGCCAGGCCGGGCGGACGATGGGGGACAAGGGCGGCTTCGGACTCGGCCTCTCGATCGTGCGATCGCTCGTCGAAAGCCATGGCGGCTCGGTCGCGCTGCTCGACCGCGCGCCCAAGGGGTTGATCGTGCGCGTGACGCTCCCCAAGGCGGAGGCGGAGGCCGAGCAGGACGCGGCTTGA